The DNA window CCGGCCACCCATATCATCCTTTCGTTGGGTGGCCGGGTGGGGGAGAGGGCTGGTGCCGCGCTGAACATGCGCTTTAGCGCATGTTCCAAACGGGCAGTGACAATGGACATGAACGGAGCCCGGCTGTGGCGATCAATCGCAGGATGTTTCTTCTCGGCACGTCGAGCGCGGCGGTCGCGGCGGCGGCCACGGCCCGCCCGCTGCATCGCCTGAGCGCGCGCGGCTCGATCCAGGACATCGAGCATGTCGTGATCCTGATGCAGGAAAACCGCTCCTTCGATCACTATTTCGGCAGGCTGCGCGGCGTGCGCGGTTTTGGCGATCCGCGTCCGGTCACCCTGCCGGGCGGCAGGCCGGTCTGGGCGCAGCGCCGCGCCGACCGCGATGGCGGGCAGATCGCCTGGCCCTTCCGGCTCGACTATAACAGCAGCAATGCGCGCTGCTTCACCGGCCTCGACCATAGCTGGAAGGACAGTCAGGCGCGCTGGCGCAACTGGGACGTCTGGGCCGATCAGAAGGGGCCGCTGACGATGGCGCATCTCACCCGCGCCGATCTGCCCTATTATTACGCGCTGGCCGACCAGTTCACGATCTGCGACGCCTATCACTGCTCGCTGCAGGGGCCGACGGGGCCGAACCGCCTCTTCCATTTCACCGGCACCAGCGGGCTGAGCGTCGGGCAAGAGGGCGAATATTGCGTCACCAATGGCGGCAGCGATGCCAACCCCGGCGCGGATATGGCCAGGGACGACGACACCGATGGCCTGCCCTGGCGCACCTATGCCGGGCGGCTGGAGGAGGCGGGTGTGTCATGGCGGGTCTATCAGGAGCTGGCCAATTATTCCGACAATCCGCTGGGCTATTTCAAGGAGTTCCGCAAACTCGACAAGGCGTCCTCGCGCTACAGGCGCGGGCGGGCCTATGTCGACTGGGTCGACGGCGTCGCGCCAGAAGACCCGGAAAAGACCCAGGCCCGCCATCTGATCGCCGCCTTCGCGAAAGATGTGGCGGAGGATCGCCTGCCGCAGGTCTCGTGGATCGTGCCGATGATGCAGATGAGCGAGCATCCCGATGCCCCGGTGCCCTTTGGCGAGGCGCTGATCGGCCAGCTTGTCGCCGCGCTGGCGGCCAATCCCAAGGTCTGGGCCAAGACGGCCTTTATCCTCAACTATGACGAGAATGACGGCTTTTTCGACCATATTCCCGCGCCCATGCCCGCCATCGCCCCGCATTATGGCGCGGGCAATGTCGATGTGCGCGGCGAGACCTGGCAGGGCGAGCCGGTCGGGCTGGGGCCGCGCGTGCCGATGATGGTGATCTCGCCCTGGACGCGGGGTGGCTGGGTGAACTCGCAGCTTTTCGACCATACGTCGGTGCTGCGGTTTCTGGAAAAGCGCTTCGGTGTGGGCGAGCCCAACATCTCGCCATGGCGGCGCGCGATCTGCGGCGATCTGACCTCGATCTTCGATTTCGATGTGCCGCTTGAGGCGCGGCGCGACACGCGCTGGCTGCAGGCGCTGCCCTCCGTGGCGGGCTACATCGCCGAGACCGAGCAGCTCTGCAAGGCCGCCCCGCCGCCGGCCATCGCGACCGCCAAGACCGTGCCAGCACAGGAGCCCGGCACCCGCCCGGCGCGCGCTTTGCCCTATCGCTTTGCCGTCGAGCCGGTCTGGAGCGATGCCGGTCTGACGCTGGGTTTCGTCAATGATGGCCCCGTGGGCATCGTCTTTGGCGTGCAGGATGAGATTGCCTTCCCCGGCTGGCGCTATGTCACCGTGGCGGCAGGATCGCGCCTGAAGGAAGACTGGCCGCTGCGCGCCGATCAGCCCCATGCCCTTGTGGTACGCGGCCCCAATGGTTTTCAGCGCGAATTTCGCGGCTCCGGCGTGGAGCGGATCGCCGTGCAGGTCCTCTGGCGTGAGGATGGCAGCGGCGGCACGCTGCATCTCGCCAGTCGCGGCGCTGCGGCGGTGAGCATCACGATGCATTGCGCTCATGGCGGCACGCGCGACCACT is part of the Novosphingobium sp. genome and encodes:
- a CDS encoding phospholipase C, phosphocholine-specific, which codes for MAINRRMFLLGTSSAAVAAAATARPLHRLSARGSIQDIEHVVILMQENRSFDHYFGRLRGVRGFGDPRPVTLPGGRPVWAQRRADRDGGQIAWPFRLDYNSSNARCFTGLDHSWKDSQARWRNWDVWADQKGPLTMAHLTRADLPYYYALADQFTICDAYHCSLQGPTGPNRLFHFTGTSGLSVGQEGEYCVTNGGSDANPGADMARDDDTDGLPWRTYAGRLEEAGVSWRVYQELANYSDNPLGYFKEFRKLDKASSRYRRGRAYVDWVDGVAPEDPEKTQARHLIAAFAKDVAEDRLPQVSWIVPMMQMSEHPDAPVPFGEALIGQLVAALAANPKVWAKTAFILNYDENDGFFDHIPAPMPAIAPHYGAGNVDVRGETWQGEPVGLGPRVPMMVISPWTRGGWVNSQLFDHTSVLRFLEKRFGVGEPNISPWRRAICGDLTSIFDFDVPLEARRDTRWLQALPSVAGYIAETEQLCKAAPPPAIATAKTVPAQEPGTRPARALPYRFAVEPVWSDAGLTLGFVNDGPVGIVFGVQDEIAFPGWRYVTVAAGSRLKEDWPLRADQPHALVVRGPNGFQREFRGSGVERIAVQVLWREDGSGGTLHLASRGAAAVSITMHCAHGGTRDHFTLSGTMQRAIPLADHRWYDLLLTSADGTSLRLAGHVETGRPGISEPAPAFPHPV